One window from the genome of Nitrosospira multiformis encodes:
- a CDS encoding patatin-like phospholipase family protein, which translates to MNELIHLPSSPKVGLILTGGGARAAYQVGVLQAIAAMLPEKTRNPFPVICGTSAGAVNAASLALSARNFHEGVRLLSAVWENAHVSQAYRSDPIGVFGNVARLLSSLLFSGLAKRTPVSMLDSSPLSQLLERSLPLRGIQRSIETGALHALGITAWGYTSSQSVTFYQGAENIAPWKRERRIGIAAHIGVEHLMASSAIPVLFPAIRVNREYFGDGSMRQLAPISPALHLGAERVLVIGVRKTAEAQPERVTVDSYPTLAQIGGHIMGSIFLDSLDLDLERLQRINNTLRMIPDEKLKDNGIPLRQVKSMVISPSVEINTIAEHHAHTLPRTIRLFYRAIGALRRDGSSLLSYVLFEEPFCRALIDLGYQDTMPRRSQILQFIGAEASDRVDAGIIR; encoded by the coding sequence GTGAATGAGTTAATACACCTGCCATCTTCTCCTAAGGTCGGCCTTATTTTGACCGGAGGCGGCGCTCGCGCCGCCTATCAGGTTGGGGTATTGCAAGCCATCGCCGCCATGTTACCGGAAAAAACGCGCAATCCCTTTCCTGTAATTTGCGGAACCTCCGCTGGCGCGGTAAATGCCGCCAGCCTTGCCCTTTCTGCGCGAAATTTTCATGAAGGCGTGCGCCTGCTATCGGCAGTATGGGAGAACGCTCATGTCAGTCAGGCTTATCGCTCCGATCCCATCGGCGTTTTTGGAAACGTTGCACGCTTGCTGTCTTCCCTGCTGTTCAGCGGACTGGCAAAGCGCACCCCAGTCTCAATGCTGGACAGTTCGCCACTCTCTCAACTGCTGGAACGGAGTTTGCCGCTTCGTGGCATTCAACGGAGTATCGAGACGGGCGCTTTGCACGCCCTGGGCATTACCGCCTGGGGCTATACTTCTAGCCAGTCGGTTACGTTTTATCAGGGTGCGGAAAACATAGCCCCCTGGAAACGAGAACGCCGTATCGGTATTGCGGCGCATATCGGCGTCGAGCACCTGATGGCGTCTTCCGCGATCCCGGTTCTTTTTCCAGCAATCAGAGTCAATCGGGAATATTTTGGCGATGGCTCCATGCGCCAGCTTGCACCCATCAGCCCGGCGCTGCATCTCGGCGCGGAACGCGTGCTGGTGATAGGTGTGCGCAAGACCGCCGAGGCGCAGCCTGAACGCGTTACCGTAGACAGTTATCCGACATTGGCGCAGATCGGAGGCCACATTATGGGCAGCATTTTTCTCGATAGCCTGGACCTGGATCTGGAGCGCTTGCAACGCATCAACAATACGCTCCGCATGATTCCGGACGAAAAGCTGAAAGATAACGGCATACCGCTGCGTCAAGTGAAATCGATGGTCATTTCTCCCAGCGTGGAAATCAATACGATTGCGGAACACCACGCCCATACTCTGCCCCGTACCATACGTCTTTTTTATCGCGCCATTGGAGCGCTGCGGCGCGATGGTTCATCGCTTCTGAGCTACGTTCTGTTTGAAGAGCCCTTCTGCCGCGCATTGATCGACCTGGGTTACCAGGACACGATGCCGCGCAGATCCCAGATTTTGCAATTTATCGGAGCTGAGGCAAGCGACCGGGTGGACGCTGGTATAATTCGTTAG
- a CDS encoding TerC family protein, whose protein sequence is MDIANPQFWVAVLQIIAIDIVLGGDNAVVIALACRRLPEKQRNLGIFWGVFGAIALRVILIFFALSLLAIPFLKIIAALLLIWIGIKLLQPEPDSNGHQIDASTTLLGAIKTIIIADAVMSLDNVIAIAGAAKDSIGLVIFGLVVSVPIIVWGSKLVMKLMDRFPIVIVLGAGLLGWIAGDMSVTDAVTKEWVNANAAFLRWLAPAGGVLLIVVVGKWLAARTQAKMAPIVDLANDANKPLS, encoded by the coding sequence ATGGATATCGCAAATCCGCAATTCTGGGTCGCGGTATTGCAAATTATCGCCATTGACATTGTGCTAGGTGGAGACAACGCGGTTGTTATTGCGCTCGCGTGCCGGCGGCTGCCAGAGAAGCAACGTAATCTGGGAATTTTCTGGGGAGTGTTCGGAGCCATCGCTCTGCGAGTCATTTTGATCTTCTTTGCCCTTTCGTTGCTGGCAATTCCGTTTCTGAAAATAATTGCCGCATTGCTGCTGATATGGATCGGTATCAAGCTGCTTCAGCCTGAACCGGATAGTAACGGACACCAGATTGACGCCAGTACCACGCTGCTGGGTGCAATCAAGACGATTATTATCGCCGACGCTGTAATGAGTCTCGACAACGTGATTGCCATTGCCGGTGCCGCCAAGGATAGTATTGGTCTGGTGATTTTCGGTTTGGTGGTGAGCGTACCCATTATTGTCTGGGGCAGCAAATTGGTGATGAAACTTATGGACCGTTTTCCCATCGTTATTGTTCTGGGCGCGGGCTTGCTCGGCTGGATTGCGGGAGATATGAGCGTTACCGACGCTGTCACTAAGGAGTGGGTAAATGCCAATGCGGCGTTTTTACGTTGGCTGGCTCCCGCCGGCGGCGTATTGCTGATAGTGGTTGTCGGCAAATGGCTTGCCGCGAGAACGCAGGCAAAAATGGCGCCTATTGTTGATCTGGCGAATGACGCAAATAAACCGTTATCCTGA
- a CDS encoding universal stress protein produces the protein MLKFLLPVDGSDTSNKAVAEFIKLLDWYKEAPEIHLLNVQFPQHGNVTLFIDKESINLYHQEEGMKGLKAARDLLGQAGIPCQFHITVGSPEEMITRYAKEMGFDQIVIGPRGLGVVKGLLLGSVASKVMQLSTVPVLLIK, from the coding sequence ATGCTGAAATTCCTGCTGCCAGTGGATGGCTCCGATACTTCCAACAAGGCGGTTGCCGAGTTCATTAAACTGCTCGATTGGTACAAGGAGGCACCGGAGATTCACCTGCTGAATGTGCAATTTCCACAGCACGGGAATGTAACCCTGTTTATCGATAAAGAGAGCATCAACTTGTATCATCAGGAAGAAGGTATGAAGGGGCTAAAAGCCGCACGTGACTTGCTGGGCCAGGCAGGCATTCCCTGCCAGTTTCACATCACGGTAGGCAGCCCGGAGGAAATGATCACACGCTATGCAAAAGAGATGGGGTTCGACCAAATAGTCATCGGACCGCGCGGACTCGGCGTGGTGAAAGGGTTACTGCTAGGTTCCGTAGCCAGCAAGGTGATGCAGCTTTCGACCGTACCCGTGCTGCTGATCAAATGA